GATAAAATAAGATGCAATATACAAGTATGACTTCAAAATGTGTACCAAAAAACATGACAAAAAAAAACACTACTCCAGTGAAAGGGTGCACATCCATAAAGAATGCACATGAATAATTCAAGCTATGAATTTGACTGGAAGTCGGAAAGTGAGAAAAAGAGAGGGGATTTGCCAGGAAAATGACATCAACAATTATGGCTTGCAGAAAGTACCATGAGGGATAATGCTCTACAAGAAGCTGAATTTTGCTGACAACCCAGATCAAGTTCCGTTTACTCATCTCTGGCGTAGCGCCAAAACCATCTCCAAGGAGACCAGCAGTTTTCACATGATTAAGAGCTGTTTCCTGCCAAAAATCGAATTGTTTTAGAAGACTGGTGTGAACTGATGGCATCAATAATGAAACAAGAAAAAAATGGAAGTAACAAAAAATGAAAGCTGTTTCCTGTCATTGTCTCACCTGTAAATGATTCATTAACGTCTCTATAGAAGCTGTACGATCTGCACCAATCTCGTAGGACCTAATCAAGAAGTTCTGCCGAAACACCAGCCCATCCTGGATTATTCTACCAAAGCCAAATGTGTCAACAAGCATGTCAGGTCTCTTGGGCTTCCAATCAAGCATCGTCCACTGCTTCTCCGCGGCCAGGAAGATGGTCGTGACAGCTGCAAGAAGCATGCTCCAGTCGGGCAGTTGGTTATAGAAGGTCTTTGAGGAAGTGTAAGGCACTGTATCCTCCTTGTCTGAGCCTGTAGTCTTGAGGTTAACCTTAGAGCCATTCACCTTGGGAAGTGCTTGGGCCCGAGCCTTGACTTGCATGGACGCGGGCGGCGTGTTTGGCTTTGCAACCATCCCACGGACACTCAAAGTCTCAGGTAATTCACCAGACATGTTCTTGGAGCCTCTAGCCAACGCAGCCGGGGTAGACCCTGGCGTGGGGAAGAACCCCGAGGCGGCAACAGACCCCGCCATGACACAGCCGTACTACAGCTTCAGGAACCAAGATTGCACTCCAACCTGAAGGAAGAACGAACAAAAGGATGAGCAACAGGATTTATACATACCCATAATAGCTACGCCTAATTTCCCTCGTGGAAGAGAAGAGAAGGGAAACGGAATAAAATGTGACAGAACAACAACATTCACGAATAACAAAAGATTCCATGTAAAATTGAGATGAGCCACCGGATCCCGCTGCCCCTCGTTTGGGGAAAAGATAGGGAGCCTTAAATTTGCCCCACTCGAAGCAATTTTCCCAAACCTCCAACGACCAGACCCCGGAGTCGTTGTTGACATCCAAACATCCTTCACTATTGGGGCCGTGTTTGCAACCGAATTTACCATAACATAATAGTCGCAAAATAAATGCCCCCTTCTCCTTGAAGCGACGGGAACCGTCCCGGCCGCTCGAGCCGTATCCATCCGTGCGTCCCACACAAAACAAATCTGAAAACAGTACCGCATTGCCCCCCGAATCCAACGCTGCCCGCACGAACCCTATCGCAGGAACCGAGGCGGAACGGGCCAAAACCGAGTTGTCGCATCGGGAAAAAAAATTCGCCCACCGCAAGGGGATGACGAGGATGCAGTCCTCCAGATCTGCCGCGCGGGGCCAAAGTGCGGAGCCCGGAAACCCCGCGACGAACGAACGAACGAATCGGACCGCCGCCAGATCGCCGCaggggaaggagaaggagggggagggggagggactcaCCGCGCGCGCTGCCGCCTCCGCGGGAGGGACGAGGCCGGACCTGACCCAGACCCGCCGGCGGCTCCGCTGGGCTCCTCTGGCCGCGCCGGGAGAGGCGAGGTTGGTGGCGCCGCGCAGGGAGAGGGGACGGGGGAGGGGGGCGCGAGGGTGGTGGGGGGATTCGTGTGGTCTCCGCTGCTTCCTCTACCTCGCCACCTCACACACCACGAGAAGGAGAGAGAAAAGAAAAGCGAAGGGATAGCGAGCGCGAGATGAGTTTtttcctctctctcttctcttctctctttgTTGGCGGCCAcgacgggaggggaggggagga
This portion of the Triticum dicoccoides isolate Atlit2015 ecotype Zavitan chromosome 7A, WEW_v2.0, whole genome shotgun sequence genome encodes:
- the LOC119329540 gene encoding palmitoyl-acyl carrier protein thioesterase, chloroplastic-like, which encodes MAGSVAASGFFPTPGSTPAALARGSKNMSGELPETLSVRGMVAKPNTPPASMQVKARAQALPKVNGSKVNLKTTGSDKEDTVPYTSSKTFYNQLPDWSMLLAAVTTIFLAAEKQWTMLDWKPKRPDMLVDTFGFGRIIQDGLVFRQNFLIRSYEIGADRTASIETLMNHLQETALNHVKTAGLLGDGFGATPEMSKRNLIWVVSKIQLLVEHYPSWEDMVQVDTWVASAGKNGMRRDWHIRDYNSGRTILKATSVWVMMNKTTRRLSKMPDEVRGEIGPHFNDRSAITEEQGEKLAKPRNKVVDPANKQFIRKGLTPKWGDLDVNQHVNNVKYIGWILESAPISILEKHELASMTLDYRKECCRDSVLQSLTNVSGECADGSPDSAIQCDHLLQLESGADVVKAHTTWRPKRPHGEGNLGLFPVESA